In a single window of the Motilibacter aurantiacus genome:
- the cimA gene encoding citramalate synthase, which yields MAPTSDGFHVYDTTLRDGAQQEGLALTVADKLAIARHLDDLGVGFIEGGWPGASPKDTEFFRRAQTELSLRNAALAAFGSTRRAGAKAPDDPLVAALREARTPVVTLVAKSHALHVEKALRTTPDEGLAMLRDTIDHLRAEGTRVFVDAEHFFDGYRYDPKYAVEFVRVAAESGAEVIALCDTNGGMLPNEVADAVGEVLAASSAKLGIHCHNDAGCAVANTLAAVDAGATHVQGTLNGYGERTGNADLVTIVANLELKRRMKLLAGNGLQESTRISHAVSEITNVPPYARQPYVGASAFAHKAGLHASAIKVDPDLYQHVDPSLVGNDMRLLVSEMAGRASVELKGRELGYDLSSDRDAQTRLTERVKEMEARGYTFEVADASFELLLLEVVEGARRCWFEVESWRALMDGRGGEQALAEATVKVHAAGERHVATGEGNGPVNALDAALRLALVNAYPVIEQFSLVDYKVRIVDAGTGTGTGAMTRVLIETSNGAGETWTTVGIAANIIEASWEALVDAMSFGLLRAGVEPVPAKPAG from the coding sequence ATGGCGCCGACGAGCGACGGCTTCCACGTCTACGACACGACCCTGCGCGACGGCGCGCAGCAGGAGGGCCTCGCGCTGACCGTCGCCGACAAGCTCGCGATCGCGCGCCACCTGGACGACCTGGGCGTCGGCTTCATCGAGGGCGGCTGGCCGGGCGCGAGCCCGAAGGACACCGAGTTCTTCCGGCGCGCGCAGACCGAGCTGTCGTTGCGCAATGCGGCGCTGGCAGCGTTCGGCTCGACCCGGCGGGCGGGGGCGAAGGCCCCCGACGACCCGCTCGTCGCGGCGCTGCGCGAGGCGCGCACGCCGGTGGTGACCCTCGTCGCGAAGTCGCACGCCCTGCACGTGGAGAAGGCGCTGCGCACGACGCCGGACGAGGGGCTGGCGATGCTGCGCGACACCATCGACCACCTGCGCGCCGAGGGGACACGCGTCTTCGTCGACGCCGAGCACTTCTTCGACGGCTACCGGTACGACCCGAAGTACGCAGTCGAGTTCGTGCGAGTCGCGGCCGAGTCCGGTGCGGAGGTCATCGCGCTGTGCGACACCAACGGCGGCATGCTCCCGAACGAGGTGGCGGACGCGGTCGGCGAGGTGCTCGCCGCCAGCTCGGCCAAGCTCGGGATCCACTGCCACAACGACGCCGGCTGCGCGGTGGCCAACACGCTCGCGGCGGTCGACGCCGGCGCGACGCACGTCCAGGGGACGCTCAACGGCTACGGCGAGCGCACGGGCAACGCCGACCTCGTCACGATCGTCGCCAATCTCGAGCTCAAGCGTCGGATGAAACTCCTTGCGGGCAACGGGTTGCAGGAGTCCACGCGCATCTCGCATGCGGTCAGTGAGATCACCAACGTCCCTCCGTACGCCCGGCAGCCGTACGTCGGCGCCTCCGCGTTCGCGCACAAGGCCGGCCTCCACGCGAGCGCGATCAAGGTGGACCCCGACCTCTACCAGCACGTCGACCCCTCGCTGGTCGGCAACGACATGCGTCTCCTCGTGTCCGAGATGGCCGGACGGGCCAGCGTCGAGCTCAAGGGGCGCGAGCTCGGCTACGACCTGTCCAGCGACCGCGACGCGCAGACCCGGCTCACCGAGCGGGTCAAGGAGATGGAGGCCCGCGGCTACACCTTCGAGGTGGCCGACGCGAGCTTCGAGCTGCTGCTGCTCGAGGTGGTCGAGGGCGCCCGCCGCTGCTGGTTCGAGGTCGAGTCGTGGCGCGCGCTCATGGACGGGCGTGGCGGGGAGCAGGCGCTCGCCGAGGCGACCGTCAAGGTCCACGCCGCCGGGGAGCGGCACGTGGCCACCGGGGAAGGGAACGGCCCGGTCAACGCGCTCGACGCGGCGCTGCGGCTGGCGCTCGTCAACGCCTACCCGGTCATCGAGCAGTTCTCGCTCGTGGACTACAAGGTCCGCATCGTCGACGCGGGCACCGGGACCGGCACCGGCGCCATGACGAGGGTGCTCATCGAGACCTCCAACGGCGCGGGCGAGACCTGGACGACCGTCGGGATCGCCGCGAACATCATCGAGGCCTCCTGGGAGGCGCTGGTCGACGCGATGTCGTTCGGCCTGCTGCGGGCGGGCGTGGAGCCGGTCCCGGCGAAGCCGGCCGGCTGA
- a CDS encoding branched-chain amino acid aminotransferase encodes MAIELKPTSSPLSATEREALLVDPGFGRVFTDHMVTVRWVEGRGWHDGELVPYGPLQLDPATMALHYGQEIFEGLKAYRQPDGSVALFRPEENSRRMNRSARRLAMPELPEELFLESVEALVRQDAAWVPAEAGRSLYLRPFMIATEVGLGVRPAAAYLYLLIASPAGAYFPRGVKPVSVWLSTEYTRAAPGGTGEAKCAGNYAASLVAQHEAAAHGCDQVVWLDAVEHRWVEEMGGMNLCFVVGSGDSARLVMPSLTGTLLPGITRDSLLTLAADLGLEVEERRISTDEWREGNASGEISEVFACGTAAVITPVGTVKSAQGEWTVGDGEPGPVTIRLRQALLDIQHGVAADKHSWMRTVSLG; translated from the coding sequence ATGGCCATCGAGTTGAAGCCCACCAGCAGCCCCCTGTCCGCGACGGAGCGCGAGGCGCTCCTCGTCGACCCGGGCTTCGGCCGGGTATTCACCGATCACATGGTCACCGTGCGCTGGGTCGAGGGCCGCGGCTGGCACGACGGGGAGCTCGTCCCGTACGGCCCGCTCCAGCTGGACCCGGCGACCATGGCCCTGCACTACGGCCAGGAGATCTTCGAGGGGCTGAAGGCGTACCGGCAGCCGGACGGCTCGGTCGCGCTCTTCCGCCCCGAGGAGAACTCGCGCCGGATGAACCGCTCGGCACGCCGGCTGGCGATGCCCGAGCTGCCCGAGGAGCTCTTCCTCGAGTCGGTCGAGGCGCTCGTGCGCCAGGACGCCGCGTGGGTGCCGGCAGAGGCGGGCCGCTCGCTCTACCTGCGCCCCTTCATGATCGCCACGGAGGTCGGGCTGGGCGTCCGGCCCGCCGCCGCGTACCTCTACCTGCTCATCGCCTCGCCCGCGGGGGCGTACTTCCCGCGCGGGGTGAAGCCGGTCAGCGTGTGGCTCTCGACCGAGTACACCCGTGCCGCGCCCGGGGGCACCGGCGAGGCCAAGTGCGCCGGCAACTACGCGGCGTCGCTCGTGGCCCAGCACGAGGCCGCCGCGCACGGCTGCGACCAGGTCGTGTGGCTCGACGCGGTGGAGCACCGCTGGGTCGAGGAGATGGGCGGCATGAACCTCTGCTTCGTCGTCGGCAGCGGCGACTCGGCGCGTCTGGTCATGCCCTCCCTCACCGGGACCCTGCTGCCGGGCATCACCCGTGACAGCCTGCTCACCCTCGCCGCGGACCTCGGCCTCGAGGTCGAGGAGCGCCGCATCTCCACGGACGAGTGGCGCGAGGGCAACGCGAGCGGCGAGATCTCCGAGGTGTTCGCCTGCGGCACGGCCGCGGTCATCACTCCCGTCGGCACGGTCAAGTCGGCGCAGGGGGAGTGGACGGTGGGCGACGGCGAGCCCGGCCCGGTGACGATCCGGCTGCGCCAGGCGCTGCTCGACATCCAGCACGGCGTCGCGGCCGACAAGCACAGCTGGATGCGCACCGTCTCCCTGGGCTGA
- a CDS encoding 3-isopropylmalate dehydrogenase yields MSDSTVQQPEQTLRLAAIPGDGIGPEVVAEARRVLDAVLAAEGRRAEVVEYDLGARRWHATGETLPDSVLEELRGVDGILLGAVGDPAVPSGVLERGLLLRLRFELDHYVNLRPSKLFRGVTSPLAGDREIDFVVVREGTEGPYVGNGGAIRVGTPAEVANEVSVNTAFGVERVVRDAFARAQARPRQQLTLVHKNNVLVHAGHLWSRTVQRVGQEFPDVSVDYLHVDAATIFMVTKPERFDVIVTDNLFGDILTDLAAAVTGGIGLAASGNVNPDRTSPSMFEPVHGSAPDIAGQGIADPTAAILSVALLLDHLGLPAAARRVEDAVEQDLAERGSSPRRTSQVGDAVLSRLA; encoded by the coding sequence GTGAGCGACAGCACCGTGCAGCAGCCCGAGCAGACCCTGCGCCTCGCCGCCATCCCCGGTGACGGCATCGGCCCCGAGGTCGTCGCCGAGGCCCGCCGCGTGCTGGACGCCGTGCTCGCCGCGGAGGGCCGGCGGGCCGAGGTCGTCGAGTACGACCTCGGCGCGCGCCGCTGGCACGCGACGGGGGAGACGCTGCCGGACAGCGTGCTCGAGGAGCTGCGCGGCGTCGACGGGATCCTGCTCGGCGCCGTGGGCGACCCGGCCGTGCCGAGCGGCGTGCTCGAGCGCGGGCTGCTGCTCCGGCTGCGCTTCGAGCTCGACCACTACGTGAACCTGCGCCCCTCCAAGCTCTTCCGCGGGGTGACGTCGCCGCTGGCCGGCGACCGGGAGATCGACTTCGTGGTCGTCCGGGAGGGCACCGAGGGCCCGTACGTCGGCAACGGCGGCGCGATCCGGGTCGGCACCCCGGCAGAGGTCGCCAACGAGGTCAGCGTCAACACCGCCTTCGGGGTCGAGCGGGTCGTGCGCGACGCCTTCGCCCGGGCACAGGCCCGCCCGCGCCAGCAGCTCACCCTCGTGCACAAGAACAACGTCCTCGTGCACGCCGGGCACCTGTGGTCGCGGACCGTGCAGCGCGTGGGGCAGGAGTTCCCCGACGTCTCGGTGGACTACCTGCACGTCGACGCGGCCACGATCTTCATGGTGACCAAGCCCGAGCGCTTCGACGTGATCGTCACCGACAACCTCTTCGGCGACATCCTCACCGACCTCGCGGCCGCCGTCACCGGCGGCATCGGGCTCGCCGCCAGCGGCAACGTCAATCCCGACCGCACGTCGCCGAGCATGTTCGAGCCGGTCCACGGCTCCGCCCCCGACATCGCCGGTCAGGGCATCGCCGACCCCACCGCCGCGATCCTGTCCGTCGCGCTGCTGCTGGACCACCTCGGCCTGCCGGCTGCGGCGCGACGGGTCGAGGACGCGGTGGAGCAGGACCTCGCCGAGCGCGGCAGCTCGCCCCGGCGTACGTCACAAGTCGGTGACGCCGTGCTCTCCCGGCTCGCCTGA
- the serA gene encoding phosphoglycerate dehydrogenase, whose translation MSKKPVVLLAEELSPATIEALGPDFEVRSCNGADRGELLSAITDVDAVLVRSATKVDAEAIAAAKQLKVVARAGVGLDNVDVPAATQAGVMVVNAPTSNIVSAAELAISLLLSVARRIPAAHASLKAGEWKRSKFTGVELFEKTVGIVGLGRIGVLVAQRLSAFGMKVIAYDPYVQAGRAAQIGARLVSLDELLAEADFITVHLPKTPETVGLLGDEALHKVKPNVIIVNAARGGILDEAALYTALTEGRVAGAGIDVWDKEPKTDSPLMQLDSVVGVPHLGASTDEAQERAGIAVAKSVRLALAGELVPDAVNVQGGVIAEDVRPGIPLTEKLGRVFSALAGAVPQSLDIEVRGEIAEQDVRVLELAALRGIFGEVVEEQVTYVNAPVLAKERGLETRLVTTSESPDFRNLVTLRGTLADGSQTSVSGTLTGPRQVEKIVEVDGLDVEVPLSEHLAFLRYEDRPGVVGTIGRVLGEAGVNIAGMQVSRGSKGGDALVALTVDSAVPADTLEAIVQEIGAVSGRTVDLEG comes from the coding sequence GTGAGCAAGAAGCCAGTCGTCCTTCTCGCTGAAGAGCTCTCGCCCGCCACCATCGAGGCCCTCGGGCCGGACTTCGAGGTCCGCTCCTGCAACGGGGCCGACCGTGGCGAGCTGCTCTCGGCGATCACGGACGTGGACGCGGTCCTCGTGCGCAGCGCGACCAAGGTCGACGCCGAGGCGATCGCCGCCGCCAAGCAGCTCAAGGTGGTGGCGCGCGCCGGGGTCGGGCTGGACAACGTCGACGTCCCGGCCGCCACGCAGGCCGGCGTCATGGTCGTCAACGCACCGACGTCGAACATCGTCTCGGCCGCCGAGCTCGCGATCTCGTTGCTGCTGTCCGTGGCCCGCCGCATCCCGGCCGCGCACGCCTCGCTCAAGGCCGGGGAGTGGAAGCGCAGCAAGTTCACCGGCGTCGAGCTCTTCGAGAAGACCGTCGGCATCGTCGGCCTCGGCCGCATCGGGGTGCTCGTCGCGCAGCGGCTCTCGGCCTTCGGCATGAAGGTCATCGCCTACGACCCCTACGTGCAGGCGGGCCGCGCGGCGCAGATCGGCGCGCGCCTGGTCAGCCTCGACGAGCTGCTGGCCGAGGCGGACTTCATCACGGTTCACCTGCCGAAGACGCCGGAGACCGTCGGCCTGCTGGGTGACGAGGCACTGCACAAGGTCAAGCCCAACGTCATCATCGTCAACGCCGCGCGCGGCGGCATCCTCGACGAGGCGGCGCTCTACACCGCCCTCACGGAGGGCCGGGTCGCCGGCGCCGGCATCGACGTGTGGGACAAGGAGCCGAAGACCGACTCCCCGCTCATGCAATTGGATTCGGTCGTCGGGGTCCCGCACCTCGGTGCGTCCACGGACGAGGCGCAGGAGCGCGCGGGCATCGCCGTCGCGAAGTCGGTCCGGCTCGCGCTCGCCGGCGAGCTGGTGCCTGACGCGGTCAACGTCCAGGGCGGGGTCATCGCCGAGGACGTGCGCCCGGGCATCCCGCTGACGGAGAAGCTCGGCCGCGTGTTCAGCGCGCTCGCCGGCGCCGTCCCGCAGTCGCTCGACATCGAGGTCCGGGGCGAGATCGCCGAGCAGGACGTGCGCGTCCTCGAGCTGGCCGCGCTGCGCGGCATCTTCGGCGAGGTCGTCGAGGAGCAGGTGACCTACGTGAACGCGCCGGTGCTCGCGAAGGAGCGCGGGCTCGAGACGCGCCTGGTGACGACGTCGGAGAGCCCGGACTTCCGCAACCTCGTCACCCTGCGCGGGACGCTCGCCGACGGGTCGCAGACGTCGGTGTCGGGCACGCTGACCGGCCCGCGTCAGGTCGAGAAGATCGTCGAGGTTGACGGCCTCGACGTCGAGGTGCCGCTCTCGGAGCACCTGGCGTTCCTGCGCTACGAGGACCGCCCGGGCGTCGTGGGCACCATCGGCCGCGTCCTCGGGGAGGCCGGGGTCAACATCGCCGGCATGCAGGTGAGCCGGGGGAGCAAGGGCGGCGACGCGCTCGTCGCGCTCACCGTCGACTCGGCCGTGCCCGCGGACACGCTGGAGGCGATCGTGCAGGAGATCGGGGCGGTCTCCGGCCGGACGGTCGACCTCGAGGGCTGA
- a CDS encoding TenA family protein codes for MSWSTDVRRAAQPVVDEILAHPFLRGLADGTLDPEVFDRYLLDDSAYLGEYARALASCASRLPGGPGVTQLAAAAIGAADAERLLHAQMLGERGIGPDDLAAHVPTPTCTAYVSWLLRAAALEPVEVGVAAVLPCFRVYLDVGLACERLVPADGRYRTWVQAYAADAFAEAVTQAERLADDLADAASPGVRAAMGAAYLRSARYEYLFWDAAWRGDAWPCPDVQPPIL; via the coding sequence GTGAGCTGGTCCACCGACGTGCGCCGGGCCGCCCAGCCCGTCGTGGACGAGATCCTTGCCCACCCGTTCCTGCGCGGGCTCGCCGACGGCACCCTCGACCCCGAGGTGTTCGACCGCTACCTGCTCGACGACTCGGCCTACCTGGGGGAGTACGCCCGCGCGCTGGCGAGCTGCGCGAGCCGGCTGCCCGGCGGGCCCGGGGTCACGCAGCTCGCGGCGGCCGCGATCGGGGCCGCGGACGCGGAGCGCCTGCTGCACGCGCAGATGCTCGGCGAGCGCGGCATCGGCCCGGACGACCTGGCGGCCCACGTCCCCACCCCGACGTGCACCGCGTACGTCTCCTGGCTGCTGCGGGCCGCCGCGCTCGAGCCGGTGGAGGTGGGCGTGGCCGCCGTCCTGCCGTGCTTCCGGGTCTACCTGGACGTGGGCCTGGCGTGCGAGCGGCTCGTGCCTGCGGACGGCCGCTACCGGACGTGGGTCCAGGCGTACGCCGCCGACGCCTTCGCCGAGGCCGTGACGCAGGCCGAGCGGCTGGCGGACGACCTGGCCGACGCGGCGTCGCCGGGAGTGCGCGCCGCCATGGGGGCCGCGTACCTGCGCAGCGCGCGCTACGAGTACCTCTTCTGGGACGCGGCCTGGCGCGGGGACGCCTGGCCCTGCCCGGACGTGCAGCCGCCGATCTTGTGA